From Musa acuminata AAA Group cultivar baxijiao chromosome BXJ3-8, Cavendish_Baxijiao_AAA, whole genome shotgun sequence, one genomic window encodes:
- the LOC135645074 gene encoding DEAD-box ATP-dependent RNA helicase 28-like, with amino-acid sequence MDPEFQFDGASSDEEAGVEERAAQSPWEFASYSESVAEEHARRNTTSIDAKITKALQERAVSLPEDGDGEEAEEEPELSDEILFGDELGKQVNHKSCKADGGNSGARAHSFFASHEGASFHANSFLELNLSRPLVRACEALGYQKPTPIQAACIPLALTGRDICGSAMTGSGKTAAFTLPVLERLLFRPKRILAIRVLILTPTRELAAQVHSMIEKLAQFTDIRCCLVVGGLSTKVQEAALRSMPDIVVATPGRIIDHLRNSLSVGLEDLAVVILDEADRLLELGFSAEIQELIRMCPKRRQTMLFSATMTEEVDKLVKLSLNKPVRLEADPSSKRPATLTEEFVRIRRAREINQEAVLLSLCSKTFTQKVIIFSGTKQAAHRLKIIFGLSGMKAAELHGNLTQAQRLDALEQFRKQEVDFLIATDVAARGLDIVGVQTVINFACPRDYKSYLHRVGRTARAGREGYAVTFVTDDDRSLLKAIAKKAGSQLKNRIVAERPVAEWSKLVEQMEDQISTVLQDEREERALRKAEMEATKAENMIMHKEEIFSRPKRTWFATEKEKKALAKAAKASLGKDQNGLNEVMSLQEAEDLKLKEKRRREREKNLPRKKRRRLEAAREMLENEDNDEDQETEGGNKKKTRQSLVDLAYKRAKSVKAMKKMHEAGRNLKKTIKYKNKPVQKDQTRKEEMLELFQNDMSDKKQARIGKKSSNVSGQRKSKSSFKSKSRYKRKK; translated from the exons ATGGATCCCGAGTTCCAATTCGACGGGGCGAGCTCCGATGAGGAGGCGGGGGTTGAAGAGAGGGCGGCCCAGTCCCCGTGGGAGTTCGCCTCTTACTCGGAGTCCGTTGCCGAGGAACACGCCCGCAGGAACACTACCTCCATCGATGCCAAGATCACCAAGGCCCTCCAGGAGCGCGCCGTTTCTCTTCCCGAAGATGGAGACGGtgaagaggcggaggaggagccgGAACTCAGTGACGAGATTCTTTTTGGTGACGAACTTGGGAAACAA GTGAATCATAAATCTTGTAAGGCTGATGGTGGAAATTCGGGTGCGAGGGCTCATTCTTTTTTTGCATCACATGAAGGAGCATCCTTCCATGCAAATTCTTTCCTCGAATTAAATCTGTCTCGCCCTTTAGTTAGAGCATGTGAAGCCTTGGGATATCAGAAGCCAACACCCATCCAG GCTGCATGCATACCATTAGCATTAACTGGGCGTGATATATGTGGAAGTGCCATGACAGGATCTGGCAAG ACAGCTGCTTTCACTCTCCCTGTATTGGAACGTCTACTTTTCCGCCCAAAGCGTATCCTTGCAATCAGAGTGCTAATTCTAACTCCAACAAGGGAGCTGGCTGCACA GGTTCATAGTATGATTGAGAAACTTGCTCAATTTACAGACATCAGATGTTGCCTTGTTGTTGGTGGGCTTTCAACAAAG GTTCAAGAAGCAGCCTTAAGATCAATGCCTGATATTGTGGTAGCTACTCCAGGGCGAATAATAGATCATTTACGAAATTCGCTTTCGGTTGGACTTGAAGATCTTGCTGTTGTAATCCTTGATGAGGCAGATCGCCTTCTGGAATTAGGTTTTAGCGCTGAAATACAAGAGCTG ATACGGATGTGTCCAAAACGGAGGCAAACTATGTTGTTCTCTGCAACTATGACTGAAGAAGTAGATAAGCTTGTCAAGCTTTCATTGAATAAACCTGTACGACTAGAGGCTGATCCATCTTCCAAGAGACCAGCTACATTAACAGAGGA GTTTGTCAGAATACGTCGTGCACGTGAAATAAACCAGGAAGCAGTTCTTCTTTCACTCTGCTCAAAGACTTTCACTCAGAAAGTGATAATTTTCAG TGGAACGAAACAAGCTGCACATAGGTTGAAAATAATATTTGGTCTGTCTGGAATGAAAGCTGCTGAGCTACATGGAAATCTTACTCAAGCACAACGTCTTGAT GCTTTGGAACAATTTAGAAAGCAAGAAGTGGATTTTCTAATTGCAACTGATGTTGCTGCTCGT GGTCTCGACATAGTTGGTGTTCAGACAGTAATTAATTTTGCTTGCCCTCGTGATTATAAAAG TTATCTTCATCGTGTTGGTCGTACTGCTAGAGCTGGGCGTGAAGGATATGCTGTTACATTTGTCACCGATGACGATCGATCTCTCTTAAAGGCCATT GCAAAGAAAGCCGGCTCACAGCTGAAGAATCGGATTGTTGCAGAAAGACCAGTTGCTGAGTGGTCAAAATTAGTAGAACAAATGGAGGATCAAATTTCTACAGTTCTTCAAGATGAAAG GGAAGAGAGGGCTTTAAGGAAAGCTGAAATGGAAGCTACAAAG GCAGAAAACATGATCATGCATAAGGAAGAAATATTTTCACGCCCCAAAAGAACCTGGTTTGCAACtgagaaggagaaaaaggctttaGCTAAGGCTGCAAAA GCATCCCTGGGTAAAGATCAAAATGGTCTGAATGAGGTAATGAGTTTACAGGAAGCAGAAGATCTGAAATTGAAGGAGAAAAGGAGGAGGGAGCGAGAG AAAAATCTGCCTCGGAAGAAACGTCGTAGATTGGAAGCAGCTAGAGAGATGTTAGAGAATGAAGATAACGATGAGGATCAG GAAACTGAAggtggaaataaaaaaaagacaagGCAGTCACTTGTTGATCTAGCTTATAAGCGAGCCAAATCAGTGAAAGCCATGAAGAAAATGCATGAAGCTGGGAGGAATTTGAAGAAGACTATCAAGTATAAAAACAAACCTGTTCAAAAGGATCAGACAAGGAAAGAAGAAATGCTCGAGTTATTCCAAAATGATATGAGTGATAAAAAACAAGCACGTATCGGGAAGAAAAGTAGCAATGTTTCAGGGCAGAGAAAATCAAAAAGCTCTTTTAAGAGCAAATCAAG GTACAAGCGCAAGAAGTAG
- the LOC103994420 gene encoding uncharacterized protein LOC103994420: MSRCFPYPPPFLEESLIESIKAKKEEREMAKEVERRRVKKETKKGKRREEKRENVEQKSATSQYEGKSKHEEKSPSEQKDLYSQRTSNDAIEQLEGSGLTEEHELLSFTGHKYDSPESSQDSNKRRKLVSSICGHNKHGLGNILRIKLPLRSASSSRVDLEPLQPSLRPPAMQTAGQVVVAKSKEMVHELPEVHEQPSVSGKDAKAAVPSHLSSDVIRRRTGQRGQFEDLIVNWNPPLSQLESLDVSSEWWHFGDPKRLSTPCTNECEAITVGGSSCGERRISLQQPRACYLPEFDAYQLPYVVPF; this comes from the exons ATGTCGCGGTGTTTCCCGTATCCGCCTCCTTTCTTGGAAGAGTCCCTGATCGAATCCATTAAG GCAAAGAAAGAGGAAAGGGAAATGGCAAAGGAGGTTGAACGAAGAAGGGTAAAGAAGGAGACTAAGAAAGGGAAaaggagggaggagaagagggaaaaTGTTGAGCAGAAATCCGCGACCTCTCAGTACGAGGGCAAGAGCAAGCATGAAGAGAAGAGCCCATCCGAACAGAAAGATCTGTACAGCCAAAGGACAAGCAATGATGCCATTGAGCAGTTGGAAGGCAGCGGCCTTACGGAAGAACATGAGCTGCTGAGTTTCACTGGGCACAAGTATGACTCCCCCGAGAGCTCTCAGGACAGCAACAAGAGGAGGAAACTTGTGTCATCCATCTGTGGCCACAATAAGCATGGTCTTG GGAATATCCTTCGTATCAAGTTGCCATTACGGTCTGCATCATCGAGTCGAGTAGATTTAGAGCCATTGCAGCCATCATTGAGGCCGCCGGCCATGCAAACAGCAGGACAAGTAGTAGTGGCCAAATCCAAGGAAATGGTTCATGAGCTGCCTGAAGTCCATGAGCAGCCCAGTGTCTCAGGCAAGGATGCGAAAGCAGCTGTGCCTTCACATTTGTCTTCCGATGTGATTCGGAGGAGAACTGGGCAAAGGGGACAGTTTGAAGATTTAATAGTGAATTGGAACCCGCCGCTATCGCAGTTGGAGTCTCTGGATGTCAGCAGCGAGTGGTGGCATTTTGGCGATCCAAAGCGGCTCTCCACTCCCTGTACCAACGAGTGTGAGGCCATCACAGTGGGAGGGTCGAGTTGTGGAGAGCGTAGGATTTCTTTGCAGCAGCCCCGAGCCTGCTACTTGCCCGAGTTCGATGCGTATCAGCTGCCATATGTTGTCCCCTTTTGA